A section of the Xiphias gladius isolate SHS-SW01 ecotype Sanya breed wild chromosome 10, ASM1685928v1, whole genome shotgun sequence genome encodes:
- the rtn1a gene encoding reticulon-1a isoform X2: MAVITMLLTAPWLKLEQAGRQAGRQAGRQADSSERKTIDLLYWRNVKQSGAVFSSVLLLLFSLTQFSVVSVGAYLALAALSATISFRIYKSVLQAVQKTDEGHPFKAYLEMEIALSQDQISKYADKILLYTNTCMKELRRLFLVQDLVDSLKFAVLMWLLTYVGALFNGLTLLILAVVSMFTMPVVYEKHQAQIDQYVGLIRTQVNSVVGKIQAKIPGAKRKEE, translated from the exons ATGGCCGTCATCACTATGCTGCTCACGGCTCCATGGCTAAAATtagagcaggcaggcaggcaggcaggcaggcaggcaggcaggcaggcggacAGCTCAGAGAGGAAGA CGATTGACCTGCTCTACTGGAGGAATGTGAAGCAGTCTGGGGCCGTGTTCAGCAGCGTGcttctgctcctcttctccctgACCCAGTTCAGTGTGGTCAGTGTCGGAGCCTACTTAGCCCTGGCAGCCCTCTCTGCCACCATCAGCTTCAGGATCTACAAGTCTGTACTGCAAGCTGTGCAGAAGACAGATGAGGGACATCCTTTCAA AGCCTACCTGGAGATGGAAATCGCTCTATCCCAGGACCAGATTAGTAAATATGCCGACAAAATCCTGCTGTACACCAACACCTGTATGAAGGAGCTCCGCAGGCTGTTCCTCGTGCAAGATCTGGTCGACTCCTTAAAG tttGCTGTTCTGATGTGGCTGCTGACCTATGTGGGCGCTCTCTTCAACGGCCTGACACTGCTCATCCTAG CTGTGGTCTCCATGTTCACCATGCCTGTGGTCTATGAGAAACATCAG gcaCAGATTGATCAGTATGTGGGACTAATACGGACCCAGGTCAACTCTGTGGTGGGGAA GATCCAGGCGAAGATTCCCGGGGCCAAGAGGAAGGAGGAGtaa
- the rtn1a gene encoding reticulon-1a isoform X4 produces MRNGFPETVRSACGTAIDLLYWRNVKQSGAVFSSVLLLLFSLTQFSVVSVGAYLALAALSATISFRIYKSVLQAVQKTDEGHPFKAYLEMEIALSQDQISKYADKILLYTNTCMKELRRLFLVQDLVDSLKFAVLMWLLTYVGALFNGLTLLILAVVSMFTMPVVYEKHQAQIDQYVGLIRTQVNSVVGKIQAKIPGAKRKEE; encoded by the exons ATGAGGAATGGCTTTCCAGAAACCGTGCGGTCAGCTTGTGGAACAG CGATTGACCTGCTCTACTGGAGGAATGTGAAGCAGTCTGGGGCCGTGTTCAGCAGCGTGcttctgctcctcttctccctgACCCAGTTCAGTGTGGTCAGTGTCGGAGCCTACTTAGCCCTGGCAGCCCTCTCTGCCACCATCAGCTTCAGGATCTACAAGTCTGTACTGCAAGCTGTGCAGAAGACAGATGAGGGACATCCTTTCAA AGCCTACCTGGAGATGGAAATCGCTCTATCCCAGGACCAGATTAGTAAATATGCCGACAAAATCCTGCTGTACACCAACACCTGTATGAAGGAGCTCCGCAGGCTGTTCCTCGTGCAAGATCTGGTCGACTCCTTAAAG tttGCTGTTCTGATGTGGCTGCTGACCTATGTGGGCGCTCTCTTCAACGGCCTGACACTGCTCATCCTAG CTGTGGTCTCCATGTTCACCATGCCTGTGGTCTATGAGAAACATCAG gcaCAGATTGATCAGTATGTGGGACTAATACGGACCCAGGTCAACTCTGTGGTGGGGAA GATCCAGGCGAAGATTCCCGGGGCCAAGAGGAAGGAGGAGtaa
- the rtn1a gene encoding reticulon-1a isoform X3, producing the protein MQATADVTKKESSWSSWKGQAIDLLYWRNVKQSGAVFSSVLLLLFSLTQFSVVSVGAYLALAALSATISFRIYKSVLQAVQKTDEGHPFKAYLEMEIALSQDQISKYADKILLYTNTCMKELRRLFLVQDLVDSLKFAVLMWLLTYVGALFNGLTLLILAVVSMFTMPVVYEKHQAQIDQYVGLIRTQVNSVVGKIQAKIPGAKRKEE; encoded by the exons ATGCAGGCCACTGCAGACGTGACCAAGAAGGAAAGCTCCTGGAGCAGCTGGAAGGGCCAGG CGATTGACCTGCTCTACTGGAGGAATGTGAAGCAGTCTGGGGCCGTGTTCAGCAGCGTGcttctgctcctcttctccctgACCCAGTTCAGTGTGGTCAGTGTCGGAGCCTACTTAGCCCTGGCAGCCCTCTCTGCCACCATCAGCTTCAGGATCTACAAGTCTGTACTGCAAGCTGTGCAGAAGACAGATGAGGGACATCCTTTCAA AGCCTACCTGGAGATGGAAATCGCTCTATCCCAGGACCAGATTAGTAAATATGCCGACAAAATCCTGCTGTACACCAACACCTGTATGAAGGAGCTCCGCAGGCTGTTCCTCGTGCAAGATCTGGTCGACTCCTTAAAG tttGCTGTTCTGATGTGGCTGCTGACCTATGTGGGCGCTCTCTTCAACGGCCTGACACTGCTCATCCTAG CTGTGGTCTCCATGTTCACCATGCCTGTGGTCTATGAGAAACATCAG gcaCAGATTGATCAGTATGTGGGACTAATACGGACCCAGGTCAACTCTGTGGTGGGGAA GATCCAGGCGAAGATTCCCGGGGCCAAGAGGAAGGAGGAGtaa
- the rtn1a gene encoding reticulon-1a isoform X1, giving the protein MSAQPGEELGSEGKWFGDDYGRNGLFDNTPTRFDELREDLKPRGGGEAADDLDQQSHPFQDYGKRPPVAMETASTDDPMSGLFPKLMNDDGDVYTSLLSNQSFTSGQEASYLSEDLKPSTGSSAVEHFSSDTYSFSSSTKMTSDLVDDMPKSLLGSDKTESYNYMDISRGDEHHDQHQGALHSLVDTSSASHDLLGSYMDKNPGRDEEDEEEEENLGPALGSHSFPYVEEPSDEELSDYRSYRNLGDTPQTASPVKITLTESQPPAANAEPQQHPPPVSVSERENILSVGLQGVPTVTLSEPEDDSPASTPNASPTQKEFTSHDMFKADSVKPTVSKSSPATKAGSSEHDGSSAESGDSEIELVSEEPPKASSDLFAQPPKSKGTFSQPNNPFENPPVAKGGFGLAGNHALPTAYSILREEREAELDSDLFIESASEESPKREQGFSGPKQGVSPPSTLVPSVVPPHSMAEAVPAESLITEKVKTPVKTEEDRSSKPKPPTATVPPELRLEKPHQDDMHKDTNEGKGDLGKPAASMLLEGFSKQKAIDLLYWRNVKQSGAVFSSVLLLLFSLTQFSVVSVGAYLALAALSATISFRIYKSVLQAVQKTDEGHPFKAYLEMEIALSQDQISKYADKILLYTNTCMKELRRLFLVQDLVDSLKFAVLMWLLTYVGALFNGLTLLILAVVSMFTMPVVYEKHQAQIDQYVGLIRTQVNSVVGKIQAKIPGAKRKEE; this is encoded by the exons ATGTCTGCTCAGCCCGGCGAGGAGCTAGGCTCGGAAGGGAAGTGGTTTGGGGATGACTATGGGAGGAACGGCCTGTTTGACAACACACCGACCCGGTTCGACGAGCTACGTGAAGATTTGAAGCCGAGAGGGGGCGGCGAGGCGGCGGACGACCTGGATCAACAATCTCATCCTTTTCAGGACTACGGGAAAAGGCCTCCCGTTGCTATGGAAACTGCATCTACAG ATGACCCCATGTCTGGCCTGTTCCCGAAGCTTATGAATGATGACGGTGATGTGTACACTTCCCTGCTGTCCAATCAGAGCTTCACATCGGGCCAGGAAGCCTCCTATCTGTCAGAAGACTTGAAGCCCTCCACTGGCTCCTCTGCCGTGGAACACTTCTCCAGCGACACCTACAGCTTCAGCTCCAGCACCAAGATGACTTCTGACCTGGTTGATGACATGCCAAAATCTTTGCTGGGCTCAGATAAGACAGAATCCTACAACTACATGGACATCAGCCGCGGGGATGAGCACCATGATCAGCACCAGGGGGCTCTGCACAGCCTGGTGGACACAAGCTCGGCTAGTCATGACTTGCTGGGAAGCTACATGGACAAGAACCCTGGaagagatgaggaggatgaggaggaagaggagaaccTAGGTCCAGCACTGGGCTCGCACTCTTTCCCCTACGTGGAGGAGCCCTCTGATGAAGAGCTGTCAGACTACCGTTCCTACCGAAACCTGGGTGACACCCCGCAAACAGCCAGCCCAGTGAAGATCACCTTGACTGAGTCCCAGCCTCCAGCTGCCAATGCCGAGCCACAGCAACATCCCCCTCCAGTCAGTGTGTCTGAGCGTGAAAACATCCTCAGTGTGGGCTTGCAGGGGGTTCCCACTGTGACGCTATCGGAGCCAGAGGACGACAGCCCTGCTTCGACTCCCAATGCTTCACCAACAC AAAAAGAATTCACTTCTCATGACATGTTCAAGGCTGATTCAGTGAAGCCCACAGTTTCCAAAAGCAGTCCAGCCACAAAGGCCGGCAGCAGTGAGCATGATGGCAGCAGCGCAGAGTCTGGAGACTCAGAGATTGAGCTGGTGTCTGAGGAGCCTCCCAAGGCCAGTAGCGACCTATTTGCCCAGCCGCCTAAAAGCAAGGGCACTTTCAGCCAGCCTAACAACCCCTTTGAAAATCCCCCAGTTGCCAAGGGTGGTTTCGGCTTGGCTGGCAACCATGCTCTACCCACAGCCTACAGCAttctgagggaggagagagaagcagagctTGACAGTGATCTCTTCATTGAGTCTGCATCAGAGGAGAGCCCAAAGAGAGAGCAGGGCTTCAGTGGCCCCAAGCAGGGAGTCAGCCCTCCCTCTACCCTGGTTCCCAGCGTTGTCCCGCCCCACAGTATGGCTGAGGCGGTGCCAGCAGAGTCCCTGATCACAGAAAAGGTCAAGACCCCagtgaaaacagaggaggaTCGCTCCAGCAAGCCCAAGCCCCCCACTGCCACTGTGCCCCCAGAGTTGAGATTGGAGAAACCCCATCAGGACGACATGCACAAGGACACCAATGAGGGCAAAGGAGACCTAGGAAAACCTGCTGCATCGATGTTGCTGGAAGGCTTTAGCAAACAAAAAG CGATTGACCTGCTCTACTGGAGGAATGTGAAGCAGTCTGGGGCCGTGTTCAGCAGCGTGcttctgctcctcttctccctgACCCAGTTCAGTGTGGTCAGTGTCGGAGCCTACTTAGCCCTGGCAGCCCTCTCTGCCACCATCAGCTTCAGGATCTACAAGTCTGTACTGCAAGCTGTGCAGAAGACAGATGAGGGACATCCTTTCAA AGCCTACCTGGAGATGGAAATCGCTCTATCCCAGGACCAGATTAGTAAATATGCCGACAAAATCCTGCTGTACACCAACACCTGTATGAAGGAGCTCCGCAGGCTGTTCCTCGTGCAAGATCTGGTCGACTCCTTAAAG tttGCTGTTCTGATGTGGCTGCTGACCTATGTGGGCGCTCTCTTCAACGGCCTGACACTGCTCATCCTAG CTGTGGTCTCCATGTTCACCATGCCTGTGGTCTATGAGAAACATCAG gcaCAGATTGATCAGTATGTGGGACTAATACGGACCCAGGTCAACTCTGTGGTGGGGAA GATCCAGGCGAAGATTCCCGGGGCCAAGAGGAAGGAGGAGtaa
- the rtn1a gene encoding reticulon-1a isoform X6, protein MGAAAIDLLYWRNVKQSGAVFSSVLLLLFSLTQFSVVSVGAYLALAALSATISFRIYKSVLQAVQKTDEGHPFKAYLEMEIALSQDQISKYADKILLYTNTCMKELRRLFLVQDLVDSLKFAVLMWLLTYVGALFNGLTLLILAVVSMFTMPVVYEKHQAQIDQYVGLIRTQVNSVVGKIQAKIPGAKRKEE, encoded by the exons ATGGGAGCCGCAG CGATTGACCTGCTCTACTGGAGGAATGTGAAGCAGTCTGGGGCCGTGTTCAGCAGCGTGcttctgctcctcttctccctgACCCAGTTCAGTGTGGTCAGTGTCGGAGCCTACTTAGCCCTGGCAGCCCTCTCTGCCACCATCAGCTTCAGGATCTACAAGTCTGTACTGCAAGCTGTGCAGAAGACAGATGAGGGACATCCTTTCAA AGCCTACCTGGAGATGGAAATCGCTCTATCCCAGGACCAGATTAGTAAATATGCCGACAAAATCCTGCTGTACACCAACACCTGTATGAAGGAGCTCCGCAGGCTGTTCCTCGTGCAAGATCTGGTCGACTCCTTAAAG tttGCTGTTCTGATGTGGCTGCTGACCTATGTGGGCGCTCTCTTCAACGGCCTGACACTGCTCATCCTAG CTGTGGTCTCCATGTTCACCATGCCTGTGGTCTATGAGAAACATCAG gcaCAGATTGATCAGTATGTGGGACTAATACGGACCCAGGTCAACTCTGTGGTGGGGAA GATCCAGGCGAAGATTCCCGGGGCCAAGAGGAAGGAGGAGtaa
- the rtn1a gene encoding reticulon-1a isoform X5 → MKPRNDCGTCSTTIDLLYWRNVKQSGAVFSSVLLLLFSLTQFSVVSVGAYLALAALSATISFRIYKSVLQAVQKTDEGHPFKAYLEMEIALSQDQISKYADKILLYTNTCMKELRRLFLVQDLVDSLKFAVLMWLLTYVGALFNGLTLLILAVVSMFTMPVVYEKHQAQIDQYVGLIRTQVNSVVGKIQAKIPGAKRKEE, encoded by the exons ATGAAGCCTCGGAATGACTGTGGGACTTGCTCGACAA CGATTGACCTGCTCTACTGGAGGAATGTGAAGCAGTCTGGGGCCGTGTTCAGCAGCGTGcttctgctcctcttctccctgACCCAGTTCAGTGTGGTCAGTGTCGGAGCCTACTTAGCCCTGGCAGCCCTCTCTGCCACCATCAGCTTCAGGATCTACAAGTCTGTACTGCAAGCTGTGCAGAAGACAGATGAGGGACATCCTTTCAA AGCCTACCTGGAGATGGAAATCGCTCTATCCCAGGACCAGATTAGTAAATATGCCGACAAAATCCTGCTGTACACCAACACCTGTATGAAGGAGCTCCGCAGGCTGTTCCTCGTGCAAGATCTGGTCGACTCCTTAAAG tttGCTGTTCTGATGTGGCTGCTGACCTATGTGGGCGCTCTCTTCAACGGCCTGACACTGCTCATCCTAG CTGTGGTCTCCATGTTCACCATGCCTGTGGTCTATGAGAAACATCAG gcaCAGATTGATCAGTATGTGGGACTAATACGGACCCAGGTCAACTCTGTGGTGGGGAA GATCCAGGCGAAGATTCCCGGGGCCAAGAGGAAGGAGGAGtaa